One Danio rerio strain Tuebingen ecotype United States chromosome 22, GRCz12tu, whole genome shotgun sequence genomic window carries:
- the si:ch73-138e16.8 gene encoding uncharacterized protein si:ch73-138e16.8, with protein sequence MMENEEKFDPARTCWTCTECGRSFTCKRSLVVHMNIHTGEKPHTCTECGKSFRQSSSLYQHMRIHTGQKKFICDQCGLSFRQSPHLKRHMMIHTGEKTHKCDQCCKTFLRASGLKVHFRVHTKEKPYSCSLCVKRFTHKQNLMKHQIVHTGVREFVCFECEKTFISAEHLKLHQRIHTGEKPYECSHCYKRFSRSGHLKAHERVHVGENPC encoded by the coding sequence ATGATGGAGAACGAGGAGAAATTCGACCCCGCCAGGACCTGTTGGACCTGCACTGAGTGTGGGAGGAGCTTCACATGCAAGCGGAGTCTGGTGGTTCACATGAacatccacaccggagagaaaccgcaCACGTGTACCGAGTGCGGGAAGAGCTTCCGACAATCATCATCCCTTTACcagcacatgaggatccacacggGACAGAAGAAATTCATCTGCGATCAGTGTGGGCTGAGTTTCAGACAGTCGCCGCACCTTAAacgacacatgatgatccacacggGAGAGAAGACACACAAGTGTGACCAATGCTGCAAGACTTTTTTGAGGGCCTCAGGTCTGAAGGTCCATTTCAGAGTTCACACTAAAGAGAAGCCGTACTCGTGTTCTCTGTGcgtaaagcgctttacacacaaacaGAATTTAATGAAGCATCAGATCGTGCACACCGGGGTGAGAGAGTTCGTGTGCTtcgagtgtgagaagacttttatttctGCTGAACATTTGAAActgcaccagaggattcacaccggagagaagccgtacgAGTGTTCACACTGTTACAAGAGATTCAGTCGGTCAGGACATCTGAAAGCACACGAGAGGGTTCACGTTGGAGAGAACCCATGCTGA
- the LOC141380120 gene encoding uncharacterized protein — protein sequence MSDPEPCRIKQEETEELIDLMLDNEEKLDHDRTCLTCTECGKSFTCKRSLVVHMNIHTGEKPHTCGQCGKSFRQSSSLYQHMRIHNGQKPFVCDQCGKSFRQSPHLKRHMMIHTGEKPHKCDHCSKTFLRGSDLRVHFRVHTKEKPYSCSLCGNSFTYLQNLRKHQIIHTGVKEYVCLECKKTFFTAGHLKLHQRTHTGEKPYECSHCGRRFNQSGHLKTHERIHTGEKLY from the exons atgagtgatccagaaccctgcagaattaaacaggaagagactgaagaactaatag ATCTGATGTTGGACAACGAGGAGAAACTTGATCATGACAGGACCTGTTTGACCTGCACCGAGTGCGGAAAGAGTTTCACATGCAAGCGGAGTCTGGTGGTTCACATGAacatccacaccggagagaaaccgcaCACGTGtggtcagtgtgggaagagtttccgaCAATCATCGTCTCTTTATcagcacatgaggatccacaatGGACAGAAACCCTTCGTCTGtgatcagtgtgggaagagtttcagacagtCGCCGCACCTTAAacgacacatgatgatccacacggGAGAGAAACCACACAAGTGTGACcactgcagcaaaacatttttgagggGTTCAGATCTGAGGGTCCATTTTAGAGTTCACACTAAAGAGAAGCCGTACTCGTGTTCCTTGTGTGGAAATAGTTTTACATATCTACAGAATTTAAGAAAGCACCAGATAATTCACACTGGTGTGAAGGAGTATGTGTGCTTAGAGTGCAAGAAGACTTTTTTTACAGCAGGACATTTGAAGCTGCACCAGAggactcacaccggagagaagccgtatGAGTGTTCACACTGTGGCAGGAGATTCAATCAGTCTGGACatctgaaaacacatgagaggattcacactggcgAGAAACTGTACTAA
- the znf45l gene encoding zinc finger 45 like isoform X3, whose translation MMSDPEPCRIKEEESSGIKDEESEEQIDLMVENPEKPHVRNGFTCTCCGKSLACKKSLHYHMMIHTGEKPYTCPLCLKSFRYPSSFHQHVRIHTGEKPHKCDQCDKTFMKASKLKIHFRVHTKEKPYPCSECGKSFSVRSSLINHQKIHTGVKEHVCFECDKAFITGPKLNRHQRIHTGEKPFKCSHCDRRFSRSERQKIHERIHTGEKPYKCSHCDKSFSRSEYLKSHERIHTGKKVY comes from the exons atgatgagtgatccagaaccctgcagaattaaagaGGAAGAATCCAGTGGAATTAAAGATGAAGAGTCTGAGGAACAAATAG ACCTGATGGTGGAGAATCCGGAGAAACCCCATGTCAGGAATGGTTTCACCTGCACTTGctgtggaaagagtttggcatGCAAAAAGAGTCTCCAttatcacatgatgatccacactggggagaaaccGTACACGTGTCCTCTATGCTTGAAGAGTTTCAGATATCCCTCATCCTTCCATCAACACGtgcggatccacactggagagaagccacaCAAGTGTGACCAATGCGACAAAACCTTTATGAAGGCTTCAAAGCTGAAGATCCATTTTAGAGTtcatacaaaggagaagccgTATCCGTGTtctgagtgtgggaagagtttttcaGTTCGGTCGAGTTTGATAAatcatcagaagatccacactggagtgaAAGAGCACGTGTGCTTTGAGTGCGACAAGGCTTTTATCACAGGCCCAAAACTGAATCgccaccagaggattcacactggagagaaaccgttcaagtgttcacactgcgacaggAGATTCAGCCGGTCAGAACGTCAAAAAATACAcgagaggatccacactggagagaaaccgtacaagtgttcacactgcgacaagagcttCAGTCGCTCGGAATATCTAAAatcacatgagaggattcacactggaaagAAAGTCTACTGA
- the znf45l gene encoding zinc finger 45 like isoform X1, giving the protein MMSDPEPCRIKEEESSGIKDEESEEQIDIMMENGEKPRHVRKCLPCTECGKSLTSKRNLMLHMSIHTGENPFACDQCGKSFRRSSSFNQHMLIHSGEKPFTCTQCGKSFRLSSFLNQHTRIHTGEKPFTCAQCGKSFRQKATLWAHMNIHTEEKRHKCDQCGKTFVRASELNEHLRVHTKEKPYLCSLCGKSFAHQNNLKTHEKVHTGVREFVCFECEKTFTTAEHLKLHQRIHTGEKPYKCSHCNKGFSRLGNLKTHERVHTGEKPYKCSLCYMRFSQPDSMKVHERIHTGEKPYKCSHCDVTFTQIGNLKTHERIHTGEKPYKCSHCDKRFSRSECLKIHQRIHTGEKPYKCSYCNKRFNMLGNVRAHERIHTGEKPYKCSQCDMRFNQLGNLKVHKRIHTGEKPY; this is encoded by the exons atgatgagtgatccagaaccctgcagaattaaagaGGAAGAATCCAGTGGAATTAAAGATGAAGAGTCTGAGGAACAAATAG ACATTATGATGGAGAATGGGGAGAAACCTCGTCATGTCAGAAAATGTCTGCCCTGCACTGAATGTGGAAAGAGTTTAACATCCAAACGGAATCTAATGCTTCATATGAgcatccacactggagagaatcCATTCGCATGTGatcagtgcgggaagagtttcaggcGGTCGTCATCTTTTAATCAACACATGCTgattcactctggagaaaagCCGTTCActtgtactcagtgtgggaagagtttcagactcTCGTCATTCCTTAATCAACAcacgaggatccacactggagagaaaccgttcacgtgcgctcagtgtgggaagagtttcaggcaAAAAGCAACCCTTTGGGCTCACATGAACatccacactgaagagaaacGACACAAGTGTGATCAATGCGGCAAGACATTTGTAAGGGCTTCAGAACTGAACGAGCATCTTAGAGTTCATACAAAGGAGAAGCCTTATCTATGTTCtttgtgtggaaagagttttgcacatcaaaacaatttaaaaacacatGAGAAGGTgcacactggtgtgagagagtttgtgtgctTTGAGTGTGAAAAGACTTTTACCACAGCTGAACATTTGAAACtccaccagaggattcacactggagagaaaccttacaagtgttcacactgcaacaAGGGGTTCAGCCGGTTAGGAAACCTCAAAACACATGAGagggttcacactggagagaaaccgtacaagtgttcgcTCTGTTACATGAGATTTAGCCAGCCAGATTCCATGAAGgtacatgagaggattcacactggagagaaaccgtacaagtgttcacactgcgacgtGACATTTACTCAGATAGGAAACCTGAAAACACAcgagaggatccacactggagagaaaccgtacaagtgttcacattGTGACAAGAGGTTCAGTCGGTCGGAATGCCTGAAGATACATCAgcggattcacactggagagaagccgtacaAGTGTTCATATTGCAACAAGAGATTTAATATGTTAGGGAACGTGAGagcacatgagaggattcacactggagagaaaccctacAAGTGTTCACAGTGTGACATGAGATTCAATCAGTTAGGAAACCTCAAAGTACAcaagagaattcacactggagagaaaccgtactaA
- the znf45l gene encoding zinc finger 45 like isoform X4, with the protein MMSDPEPCRIKEEESSGIKDEESEEQIDIMMENGEKPRHVRKCLPCTECGKSLTSKRNLMLHMSIHTGENPFACDQCGKSFRRSSSFNQHMLIHSGEKPFTCTQCGKSFRLSSFLNQHTRIHTGEKPFTCAQCGKSFRQKATLWAHMNIHTEEKRHKCDQCGKTFVRASELNEHLRVHTKEKPYLCSLCGKSFAHQNNLKTHEKVHTGVREFVCFECEKTFTTAEHLKLHQRIHTGEKPYKCSHCNKGFSRLGNLKTHERVHTGEKPYKCSLCYMRFSQPDSMKVHERIHTGEKPYKCSHCDVTFTQIGNLKTHERIHTGEKPYKCSHCDKRFSRSECLKIHQRIHTGEKPYKCSYCNKRFNMLGNVRAHERIHTGEKPYKCSQCDMRFNQLGNLKVHKRIHTGEKPYYCTCCGKSLACKKSLHYHMMIHTGEKPYTCPLCLKSFRYPSSFHQHVRIHTGEKPHKCDQCDKTFMKASKLKIHFRVHTKEKPYPCSECGKSFSVRSSLINHQKIHTGVKEHVCFECDKAFITGPKLNRHQRIHTGEKPFKCSHCDRRFSRSERQKIHERIHTGEKPYKCSHCDKSFSRSEYLKSHERIHTGKKVY; encoded by the exons atgatgagtgatccagaaccctgcagaattaaagaGGAAGAATCCAGTGGAATTAAAGATGAAGAGTCTGAGGAACAAATAG ACATTATGATGGAGAATGGGGAGAAACCTCGTCATGTCAGAAAATGTCTGCCCTGCACTGAATGTGGAAAGAGTTTAACATCCAAACGGAATCTAATGCTTCATATGAgcatccacactggagagaatcCATTCGCATGTGatcagtgcgggaagagtttcaggcGGTCGTCATCTTTTAATCAACACATGCTgattcactctggagaaaagCCGTTCActtgtactcagtgtgggaagagtttcagactcTCGTCATTCCTTAATCAACAcacgaggatccacactggagagaaaccgttcacgtgcgctcagtgtgggaagagtttcaggcaAAAAGCAACCCTTTGGGCTCACATGAACatccacactgaagagaaacGACACAAGTGTGATCAATGCGGCAAGACATTTGTAAGGGCTTCAGAACTGAACGAGCATCTTAGAGTTCATACAAAGGAGAAGCCTTATCTATGTTCtttgtgtggaaagagttttgcacatcaaaacaatttaaaaacacatGAGAAGGTgcacactggtgtgagagagtttgtgtgctTTGAGTGTGAAAAGACTTTTACCACAGCTGAACATTTGAAACtccaccagaggattcacactggagagaaaccttacaagtgttcacactgcaacaAGGGGTTCAGCCGGTTAGGAAACCTCAAAACACATGAGagggttcacactggagagaaaccgtacaagtgttcgcTCTGTTACATGAGATTTAGCCAGCCAGATTCCATGAAGgtacatgagaggattcacactggagagaaaccgtacaagtgttcacactgcgacgtGACATTTACTCAGATAGGAAACCTGAAAACACAcgagaggatccacactggagagaaaccgtacaagtgttcacattGTGACAAGAGGTTCAGTCGGTCGGAATGCCTGAAGATACATCAgcggattcacactggagagaagccgtacaAGTGTTCATATTGCAACAAGAGATTTAATATGTTAGGGAACGTGAGagcacatgagaggattcacactggagagaaaccctacAAGTGTTCACAGTGTGACATGAGATTCAATCAGTTAGGAAACCTCAAAGTACAcaagagaattcacactggagagaaaccgtacta CTGCACTTGctgtggaaagagtttggcatGCAAAAAGAGTCTCCAttatcacatgatgatccacactggggagaaaccGTACACGTGTCCTCTATGCTTGAAGAGTTTCAGATATCCCTCATCCTTCCATCAACACGtgcggatccacactggagagaagccacaCAAGTGTGACCAATGCGACAAAACCTTTATGAAGGCTTCAAAGCTGAAGATCCATTTTAGAGTtcatacaaaggagaagccgTATCCGTGTtctgagtgtgggaagagtttttcaGTTCGGTCGAGTTTGATAAatcatcagaagatccacactggagtgaAAGAGCACGTGTGCTTTGAGTGCGACAAGGCTTTTATCACAGGCCCAAAACTGAATCgccaccagaggattcacactggagagaaaccgttcaagtgttcacactgcgacaggAGATTCAGCCGGTCAGAACGTCAAAAAATACAcgagaggatccacactggagagaaaccgtacaagtgttcacactgcgacaagagcttCAGTCGCTCGGAATATCTAAAatcacatgagaggattcacactggaaagAAAGTCTACTGA
- the znf45l gene encoding zinc finger 45 like (The RefSeq protein has 4 substitutions compared to this genomic sequence) produces the protein MSDPEPCRIKEEESCGIKDEESEEQIDIMMENGEKPRHVRKCLPCTECGKSLTSKRNLKLHMSIHTGEKPFACDQCGKSFRRSSSFNQHMLIHSGEKPFTCTQCGKSFRLSSFLNQHTRIHTGEKPFTCAQCGKSFRQKATLWAHMNIHTEEKRHKCDQCGKTFVRASELNEHLRVHTKEKPYLCSLCGKSFAHQNNLKTHEKVHTGVREFVCFECEKTFTTAEHLKLHQRIHTGEKPYKCSHCNKGFSRLGNLKTHERVHTGEEPYKCSLCYMRFSQPDSMKVHERIHTGEKPYKCSHCDVTFTQIGNLKTHERIHTGEKPYKCSHCDKRFSRSECLKIHQRIHTGEKPYKCSYCNKRFNMLGNVRAHERIHTGEKPYKCSQCDMRFNQLGNLKVHKRIHTGEKPY, from the exons atgagtgatccagaaccctgcagaattaaagaGGAAGAATCCAGTGGAATTAAAGATGAAGAGTCTGAGGAACAAATAG ACATTATGATGGAGAATGGGGAGAAACCTCGTCATGTCAGAAAATGTCTGCCCTGCACTGAATGTGGAAAGAGTTTAACATCCAAACGGAATCTAATGCTTCATATGAgcatccacactggagagaatcCATTCGCATGTGatcagtgcgggaagagtttcaggcGGTCGTCATCTTTTAATCAACACATGCTgattcactctggagaaaagCCGTTCActtgtactcagtgtgggaagagtttcagactcTCGTCATTCCTTAATCAACAcacgaggatccacactggagagaaaccgttcacgtgcgctcagtgtgggaagagtttcaggcaAAAAGCAACCCTTTGGGCTCACATGAACatccacactgaagagaaacGACACAAGTGTGATCAATGCGGCAAGACATTTGTAAGGGCTTCAGAACTGAACGAGCATCTTAGAGTTCATACAAAGGAGAAGCCTTATCTATGTTCtttgtgtggaaagagttttgcacatcaaaacaatttaaaaacacatGAGAAGGTgcacactggtgtgagagagtttgtgtgctTTGAGTGTGAAAAGACTTTTACCACAGCTGAACATTTGAAACtccaccagaggattcacactggagagaaaccttacaagtgttcacactgcaacaAGGGGTTCAGCCGGTTAGGAAACCTCAAAACACATGAGagggttcacactggagagaaaccgtacaagtgttcgcTCTGTTACATGAGATTTAGCCAGCCAGATTCCATGAAGgtacatgagaggattcacactggagagaaaccgtacaagtgttcacactgcgacgtGACATTTACTCAGATAGGAAACCTGAAAACACAcgagaggatccacactggagagaaaccgtacaagtgttcacattGTGACAAGAGGTTCAGTCGGTCGGAATGCCTGAAGATACATCAgcggattcacactggagagaagccgtacaAGTGTTCATATTGCAACAAGAGATTTAATATGTTAGGGAACGTGAGagcacatgagaggattcacactggagagaaaccctacAAGTGTTCACAGTGTGACATGAGATTCAATCAGTTAGGAAACCTCAAAGTACAcaagagaattcacactggagagaaaccgtactaA
- the znf45l gene encoding zinc finger 45 like isoform X2 yields the protein MMENGEKPRHVRKCLPCTECGKSLTSKRNLMLHMSIHTGENPFACDQCGKSFRRSSSFNQHMLIHSGEKPFTCTQCGKSFRLSSFLNQHTRIHTGEKPFTCAQCGKSFRQKATLWAHMNIHTEEKRHKCDQCGKTFVRASELNEHLRVHTKEKPYLCSLCGKSFAHQNNLKTHEKVHTGVREFVCFECEKTFTTAEHLKLHQRIHTGEKPYKCSHCNKGFSRLGNLKTHERVHTGEKPYKCSLCYMRFSQPDSMKVHERIHTGEKPYKCSHCDVTFTQIGNLKTHERIHTGEKPYKCSHCDKRFSRSECLKIHQRIHTGEKPYKCSYCNKRFNMLGNVRAHERIHTGEKPYKCSQCDMRFNQLGNLKVHKRIHTGEKPY from the coding sequence ATGATGGAGAATGGGGAGAAACCTCGTCATGTCAGAAAATGTCTGCCCTGCACTGAATGTGGAAAGAGTTTAACATCCAAACGGAATCTAATGCTTCATATGAgcatccacactggagagaatcCATTCGCATGTGatcagtgcgggaagagtttcaggcGGTCGTCATCTTTTAATCAACACATGCTgattcactctggagaaaagCCGTTCActtgtactcagtgtgggaagagtttcagactcTCGTCATTCCTTAATCAACAcacgaggatccacactggagagaaaccgttcacgtgcgctcagtgtgggaagagtttcaggcaAAAAGCAACCCTTTGGGCTCACATGAACatccacactgaagagaaacGACACAAGTGTGATCAATGCGGCAAGACATTTGTAAGGGCTTCAGAACTGAACGAGCATCTTAGAGTTCATACAAAGGAGAAGCCTTATCTATGTTCtttgtgtggaaagagttttgcacatcaaaacaatttaaaaacacatGAGAAGGTgcacactggtgtgagagagtttgtgtgctTTGAGTGTGAAAAGACTTTTACCACAGCTGAACATTTGAAACtccaccagaggattcacactggagagaaaccttacaagtgttcacactgcaacaAGGGGTTCAGCCGGTTAGGAAACCTCAAAACACATGAGagggttcacactggagagaaaccgtacaagtgttcgcTCTGTTACATGAGATTTAGCCAGCCAGATTCCATGAAGgtacatgagaggattcacactggagagaaaccgtacaagtgttcacactgcgacgtGACATTTACTCAGATAGGAAACCTGAAAACACAcgagaggatccacactggagagaaaccgtacaagtgttcacattGTGACAAGAGGTTCAGTCGGTCGGAATGCCTGAAGATACATCAgcggattcacactggagagaagccgtacaAGTGTTCATATTGCAACAAGAGATTTAATATGTTAGGGAACGTGAGagcacatgagaggattcacactggagagaaaccctacAAGTGTTCACAGTGTGACATGAGATTCAATCAGTTAGGAAACCTCAAAGTACAcaagagaattcacactggagagaaaccgtactaA